CAGCTGTCGCCGTCGCCACCCAACTCGATGCCTTTCTTGGCCATCCCTTACCAGGAAGTCATAATCAGCCGGTATCACTGGCCGCAACGCATCTTTGCGTCACAAAAGACGCCGCAGGGTTTGCCGAGAGAGCCACGGCTTGGCTGGGGCAAAGGCCTTGCGTTGATCTGGTGAATCTGCAGCCATAGGTCTGCATTTCCTAGGATCTTTGTACCGAGGGGATTCATGGCCACCGTCACCGAGTTGCTGCAGCCGGTCGAGGCGGATCTTGAGATCCTGCTAAGCGACCTCCGCAGCTTGATAGGAGCCGGTCATCCGATTCTCCAAGCAGCTGCTGAACATCTTTTCAGCGCTGGAGGGAAGCGCCTCAGACCTGGAATCGTGTTGCTGATTTCGAGGGCGCTTTCCGCAGACGGAGAGTTGAGCTCACGCCATCGACGTCTGGCAGAGATCACGGAGATGATCCACACCGCTTCGCTCGTTCACGACGATGTTGTGGATGAAGCCTCAACACGACGGGGCGTTGAGACCGTCCACAGCCGATTCAATTACAGAGTGGCCGTTCTCGCTGGTGACTTCCTGTTCGCTCAGGCGAGTTGGCACCTAGCGAATCTCGACAACCTGGATGTCGTTAAATTGCTGAGTCGTGTGATCATGGATCTCGCTGATGGGGAAGTGAAACAAGGCCTGTTTCGCTTCGACACGGGCCAATCCTTTGAAACCTATTTCGAAAAAAGTTACTGCAAAACAGCTTCATTGATTGCGAACAGCGCCAAAGCGGCTGGTATTTTAAGCGACTTGTCGGAGCCTCAGCTTGAGTCTTTGTATCACTACGGCCGGCAGCTGGGTCTGGCTTTCCAGGTTGTGGATGACATCCTCGATTTCACTGGCAGTGATCAACAGCTCGGAAAGCCGGCAGCCAGTGATTTATCCAGCGGTTATCTCACAGCTCCCGCTCTTTACGCCCTGGAAGAGCGTCCTGCTCTGTCCGGTTTGATTGAACGCGAATTCAGTGAAGAGGGTGATCTTGAAACCGCTTTGGCGTTGGTTCGCGAGTCAGAAGCCATTCCTCGCACCCGAGAACTGGCCAAAACGTTTGCGCGCGAAGCCCGCGAAGCCTTGGATTGGATGCCCGAATCCCCATCACGGTCTGCCTTGCTGGAGCTACCAGATTTCGTGCTTAGCCGTCTGTACTGAGGCTGTGCCGGAGTTGCTCCTCTCCCTGGCCCAAGCTGGTGATGAGCGTTAAACGAGGATGTTGCATCGCAGGGGGTTGGATTACAGCGTTTTCACTGAGCGTTTCGACCAACTGCCAGACCCAACAGCCTGCCGCTAAGGCCGACTGACAACCCGCGTGTGAATCCTCAAAGACCCAGCAATCACTGGGAGACAACCCCAGCCTTTGGGTTGCTAGCAGATAGGGATCAGGAGCTGGTTTTCCTGCACGCAGGTCCATGTCATCGCCCAACACACGGCTTTGAATTAAATCCAACCAAGGGTGGCCGGTGATTTTGTAGAGCAGCGATGCCTCCTTGCTGCTGGTGACCAGCACCATGGGCAAATGCTGGGAACTGCAAAACCGGATCAGTTGCTCAGCGCCCGGAACCGCTGGAGCCTCAGCGACTAAACGCTTGGCAATGGGCTCCCGCGCTTTTAGGAGTTGCTCCGCTATGACTGACTGCTTCAACCATGAGCAAACCAAGTTGGCATTGTCATCCCGGCGACGTCCCTTCAGCTGTTGAAGTTGCTGCGTCGAGAGGGATCCGTTGAAGCACGCTGCCGCTGCTTTCCAAGCCTCTGCCTGCAACGGTTCGGTATCCAGCAGGAGACCATCAAGATCAAACAGGCATGCTTTTGGTGCTGACAAGGATCCAGCCTTTGGCATCGTTGCCTGATCACTGTTCTGTGGATTCTGACAACGCGACTGGTGCGGATGCAGAAAGCGTCGATATTGTTGTGCTGTCAGTGCATTTGAGCAGCAGGCGATGAGTGAGGGTTCCACCATTGAGAGCGTGCTTCAAGAACAACGGGTCTTTGATCCACCAGCGGATCTCGCCAGGGATGCGCGAATTTCTGGGATGGAGTCCTATCTCGCTCTAGCTGAAGCGGCCAAATCTGATCCAGACACGTTCTGGGGAGACGCAGCACGGCGTGAACTGCACTGGTTTGAACCGTTTCACACCGTTCTCAACTGGGACAACCCTCCCTTTGCGCGCTGGTTTGAGGGGGGGACGACCAATCTTTCCTACAACTGTCTTGACCGGCATCTCAATGGACCCAAGGCCAACAAGACAGCCCTGATCTGGGAGGGCGAGCCCGGGGATGTGCGCACCTTCACCTACCAGGAGCTGCATGCTGAGGTGTGCCGTGCGGCCAACGCCCTCAAGGCCATGGGAATTGGCAAAGGCGACCTTGTCGCTCTGTACATGCCCATGGTGCCGGAGGCCGCCATCGCGATGCTGGCCTGTGCGCGCATTGGCGCTCCGCACTCCGTGGTGTTTGGTGGCTTCTCAGCGGAAGCCCTGCGTGATCGCCTCATCGATGGTGAAGTGAAAGCGGTGATCACCGCTGATGGCGGTTTCCGTAAGGACAAGCCCGTGTCGCTGAAGCCTGCGGTGAATGCAGCGCTTGCCGATGGTGCTTGCCCAACGGTGAAGTCAGTGCTCGTCGTGAAACGCACCGACCAAGCGGTGGAGATGGTGCCTGGGCGAGATCAGTGGTGGCACGAAATCGTCGCCAATCAATCCGAAGCCTGCATCGCTGAGCCGATGGCGAGCGAAGACAGGTTGTTTGTGCTTTACACCTCTGGCTCAACAGGAAAACCCAAAGGGGTGGTCCACACCACCGCGGGTTACAACCTCTGGGCCCATCTGACGTTTCAATGGATCTTCGACATCCGTGACGACGATGTGTTTTGGTGCACAGCCGATGTCGGCTGGATCACCGGACACAGCTACATCGTCTACGGGCCACTGTCGAACGGCGCCACCACCGTGATGTACGAGGGTGCTCCTCGACCCTCCAAGCCAGGCGCATTCTGGGAGCTGATCCAGAAACATCGCATCAGCATTTTCTACACCGCTCCAACGGCCATTCGTGCCTTTATGAGGAGTGGCCGTGCGGTACCAGATCAATACGACATGAGCAGCCTCCGCCTGCTTGGCACCGTCGGGGAGCCGATCAATCCTGAAGCCTGGATGTGGTATCGCGATGTGGTGGGCGGTGAGCGCTGCCCCATCGTCGACACCTGGTGGCAAACCGAAACCGGTGGCGTGATGATCAGCCCCCTTCCGGGAGCAACCCCCACCAAGCCTGGCTCTGCCACCTTGCCCTTGCCTGGGATTCAAGCCGACATCATCGATGCAGAGGGCAATAGCTGTGGACCCAACGAAGGCGGGTACCTGGCGGTGCGAGCGCCCTGGCCAGGAATGATGCGCACCGTTCATGGAAATCCCCAACGTTTCCGAGAGAGTTACTGGGAAGCGATTCGTCCTGCAGATGGATCGCACCTTTACTTCGCTGGTGATGGGGCACGCCGGGATGACGACGGCTATTTCTGGGTGATGGGGCGTGTGGATGACGTGATCAACGTCTCTGGCCACCGTCTGGGCACGATGGAAATCGAATCGGCCTTGGTAAGCCATCCCTCCGTCGCTGAAGCCGCCGTGGTCGGTCGGCCCGATGATCTCAAGGGTGAGGGCATCGTCGCCTTCGTCACGTTGGAACTTGGACGAGAGTCCAGCGACGCCCTCGTTGCAGAACTCCGAGCCCATGTTGGGAAGGAAATTGGTCCGATTGCAAGGCCAGACGAGATTCGCTGCAGCGATGCCTTGCCTAAAACGCGTAGTGGCAAGATCATGCGCCGGATTCTGCGCGCTCTCGCGGCCGGTGAGGAGGTCACTGGCGATACCAGCACGCTGGAAGATCGCTCCGTTCTTGATCGTTTACGCAGCTAAAGCCAACCAACCCATGCAGGAGCAGCCTTGGCTTTTGCTGCATGGGAGACCACTTAAATCATCGGGAAATCTGGTGGTAGAAGCGCTTGATCGGGCCATCCATCCTTTCCATAAATGGCGTCCAAAATCACGTTGAGAAGCGAACGCTTCTGTTGGAGCTCCTCTTTTGCAGCCCATTGAATTTCACTTAATTCTTCGTCCGAAACTTGAAGAGCTTCAATCAACTCGCGATAAGCCAAACGCTCTTTTGGATTGATATCCGATTCATCGCCTGGATTCCTTGACACGCCTGCCACCAAGCAAGCCACTCTCACCGCTGTGCACTGATCGGTGTGATTTGTCAGCAACGTGGCGAGCTCTGTCAAACTCTGTGGCCGATTGGGCCTGTCATCAGGGGTGGCTTCCTCGAGATAGAGGCGCCCAGGCAAGTCTTTGAGCAAACGATCTTCCTCATCAGAAATGCTGCCATCACTCAGAGCGATGCATCGCGCAATCTGAAGAAGAACGTTTTGTGTTTTGTTGTCGCTCACAACGATCTGAGAAGAGCTTTCTCAATCATCGCTGACGTTCAATACCGAGTCCCACGTTGCCAATGGATTGAATCAGTTCTCCGATCACCCTGGCTCTAGACGGATCATCGGCCCAGTCCCCCAGGAGCCCCTGTCGAAGGCCAGCACTGGCAGGGGTGAGGTGATCTCCCTTCATGGGTACAAACTGACTTTGATCACCGGAACGATTGCTTAACGCCTGCATCAAGTCCTGGCTCTGATCCAACTGATCAGCCCCAAAGCGGATCACCAGGTTGTGGGGCTGGAGGTAATAACGTTCGATCAAGCGCAGAGTTTCCTCAGGTCCAGGGCTGAATTCCGTCACCACGCCAAGGCTTGGCGCCAATGTGCCAAGCAGAGGAATCGAGCGTTCAGCGGTGAAGTTGTTGAAACTCAAAGCGGCCATCGCCAGACTGTTTCTCCCTCCGTCCGGGGCCAACAAATGCAGCTTGCAGCCCAAGCTGTGGCCCACACGGACCGGAACAAGATCTTTGCCTAAGCGCCGATGAAGCGCTGATCGACAGGCGCGTAAGGCCTGCCAACCCTCCCGCGCCTGCAGTTGATGATCAAACCCAGGGACGTAACTCCAGGCGTGAACCGCAAGCTGACGAGCCGCCAACCCTTCCAACAACCGTCGGTAACTGATCTGGGGATTGGTGGCTAGGTAGCTCCCCCCAATAAATTCAACCAACCCTTTTGCGGAAGCAGGCCAGAGGCACCAACAGCCCTGTTGTCGCTGCCAGCGGCTCATGCTTTGGACAGCTCCTTCACGATCCGCTCGGCTTCACGCACGTGCGCCGGACCATCAAGCATGTTGTTGAAAATATGGCGAATCGTTCCCTCGGCATCGATCACATAGGTCACCCGTCCTGGAAGCAATCCCAGAACTTTGGGAACCCCAAAACGCGTGCGTAGCTGCTGCCCCTGATCACTGAGGAGGGGGAACGGCAACTGATAACGCTGAGCGAATTTGCGATGGCTCACGGCATCGTCGCTGCTCACACCCCAAACCACAGCACCAAGGGCCTCGAGTGAGGAATGGATATCGCGAAAAGCACAAGCTTCTGCCGTACATCCAGGGGTGTCGTCTTTGGGATAGAAAAACAACACCAACACCTTGCCTTGCAACTCTTCGCGACGTCGCATCACGCCGTCTTGATCTTCGAGGGCAATCTCTGGTGCCCGGTCTCCGATCGTGAGAGCCATGGGGTAAATCAAGAATTTCAGGCACCCTAGGAAGCACCTAGGCCTAGACGGGAGAATGGTTTTAAGAATGAACGAGCTGCAGTGATGGAGTCGGGGGCTGTTCCTGGTCAGTTGAATCTTCTGGGTGAATTTGAGATGGAGGAGCCGCAACCTCTCCCCGTACCAGAAGGAGAAGCAGGCGATCCCTCCCCAGCGCACACCCTGTTGATCCTCGATACGGAAACCTCTGGCTTAGAGCCTGAAGAGCATCACTGCCTTGAGATCGGGGCGATTTTGTTTGATGTACCAAGCCGGCAGATCTTGGCCCAGATGTCCTGCCTCTTGCCCGTTGATTCCAATGCGGCGGAGGCTATCAACCGCATCCCAGCCGCCGTTACACGTCTGCCCCAACCCTGGAAACCAGGGCTGGACTACTTCCAGGAATTGCTGAACGCAGCCGACCTACTGGTGGCACACAACGCAGCCTTCGACCAGCAGTGGTTTGGCAGAGGGTCTCTTCCTGCCACCGATCGTCCTTGGCTCTGCAGCATGGAGGACATCCGTTGGCCTGCCGAAAAACAACTCAGGCCCCGCCCTTCCGTTCGAGACTTGGCCCTCGCCTACGAGATTCCAGTTTGGGCAGCCCATCGCGCACTGACCGATTGCATCTATTTAGCCGAAGTATTCCGCCGTTGCGATCAACTTGAAAAGCTGATTGAACGAGGACGGGAACCCCGTTCCCTGATGCGAGCGCAGGTGTCCTACGACGATCGCCAACTCGCTCGTGAAGCGGGATTCCGCTGGAATGACCCCGTGAAGGGGGCCTGGACAAGACGTCTGAGCGCACGAGAAGCAGCAGAACTGCCTTTTCCAGTGGTGGCTCAAGACGCGGTTTGAAGCCAAGCATCCAGTTTTGTTTCAGCAATCCGAAGCCACATAGGGGATTTTTCACGAAGAAGGTCCGCGGCATCAGGCTGTCAGTACGGTTGTTCTCTAACTACGGCTCAGCGTGCAGAGACCTCTCAGCCACTGCGAATTCCGGAGCATGGATCCCTTGCGGCGTCGCCTGCGGCGCTGGCAACAGGTGCGCACTTGGGCTCGTTTAATCCGAGAAG
This portion of the Synechococcus sp. ROS8604 genome encodes:
- the sds gene encoding solanesyl diphosphate synthase, which gives rise to MATVTELLQPVEADLEILLSDLRSLIGAGHPILQAAAEHLFSAGGKRLRPGIVLLISRALSADGELSSRHRRLAEITEMIHTASLVHDDVVDEASTRRGVETVHSRFNYRVAVLAGDFLFAQASWHLANLDNLDVVKLLSRVIMDLADGEVKQGLFRFDTGQSFETYFEKSYCKTASLIANSAKAAGILSDLSEPQLESLYHYGRQLGLAFQVVDDILDFTGSDQQLGKPAASDLSSGYLTAPALYALEERPALSGLIEREFSEEGDLETALALVRESEAIPRTRELAKTFAREAREALDWMPESPSRSALLELPDFVLSRLY
- a CDS encoding HAD family phosphatase, whose translation is MPKAGSLSAPKACLFDLDGLLLDTEPLQAEAWKAAAACFNGSLSTQQLQQLKGRRRDDNANLVCSWLKQSVIAEQLLKAREPIAKRLVAEAPAVPGAEQLIRFCSSQHLPMVLVTSSKEASLLYKITGHPWLDLIQSRVLGDDMDLRAGKPAPDPYLLATQRLGLSPSDCWVFEDSHAGCQSALAAGCWVWQLVETLSENAVIQPPAMQHPRLTLITSLGQGEEQLRHSLSTDG
- the acs gene encoding acetate--CoA ligase, which translates into the protein MSEGSTIESVLQEQRVFDPPADLARDARISGMESYLALAEAAKSDPDTFWGDAARRELHWFEPFHTVLNWDNPPFARWFEGGTTNLSYNCLDRHLNGPKANKTALIWEGEPGDVRTFTYQELHAEVCRAANALKAMGIGKGDLVALYMPMVPEAAIAMLACARIGAPHSVVFGGFSAEALRDRLIDGEVKAVITADGGFRKDKPVSLKPAVNAALADGACPTVKSVLVVKRTDQAVEMVPGRDQWWHEIVANQSEACIAEPMASEDRLFVLYTSGSTGKPKGVVHTTAGYNLWAHLTFQWIFDIRDDDVFWCTADVGWITGHSYIVYGPLSNGATTVMYEGAPRPSKPGAFWELIQKHRISIFYTAPTAIRAFMRSGRAVPDQYDMSSLRLLGTVGEPINPEAWMWYRDVVGGERCPIVDTWWQTETGGVMISPLPGATPTKPGSATLPLPGIQADIIDAEGNSCGPNEGGYLAVRAPWPGMMRTVHGNPQRFRESYWEAIRPADGSHLYFAGDGARRDDDGYFWVMGRVDDVINVSGHRLGTMEIESALVSHPSVAEAAVVGRPDDLKGEGIVAFVTLELGRESSDALVAELRAHVGKEIGPIARPDEIRCSDALPKTRSGKIMRRILRALAAGEEVTGDTSTLEDRSVLDRLRS
- a CDS encoding TerB family tellurite resistance protein; this translates as MSDNKTQNVLLQIARCIALSDGSISDEEDRLLKDLPGRLYLEEATPDDRPNRPQSLTELATLLTNHTDQCTAVRVACLVAGVSRNPGDESDINPKERLAYRELIEALQVSDEELSEIQWAAKEELQQKRSLLNVILDAIYGKDGWPDQALLPPDFPMI
- a CDS encoding DUF1350 family protein, producing the protein MSRWQRQQGCWCLWPASAKGLVEFIGGSYLATNPQISYRRLLEGLAARQLAVHAWSYVPGFDHQLQAREGWQALRACRSALHRRLGKDLVPVRVGHSLGCKLHLLAPDGGRNSLAMAALSFNNFTAERSIPLLGTLAPSLGVVTEFSPGPEETLRLIERYYLQPHNLVIRFGADQLDQSQDLMQALSNRSGDQSQFVPMKGDHLTPASAGLRQGLLGDWADDPSRARVIGELIQSIGNVGLGIERQR
- a CDS encoding peroxiredoxin codes for the protein MALTIGDRAPEIALEDQDGVMRRREELQGKVLVLFFYPKDDTPGCTAEACAFRDIHSSLEALGAVVWGVSSDDAVSHRKFAQRYQLPFPLLSDQGQQLRTRFGVPKVLGLLPGRVTYVIDAEGTIRHIFNNMLDGPAHVREAERIVKELSKA
- a CDS encoding 3'-5' exonuclease, whose translation is MESGAVPGQLNLLGEFEMEEPQPLPVPEGEAGDPSPAHTLLILDTETSGLEPEEHHCLEIGAILFDVPSRQILAQMSCLLPVDSNAAEAINRIPAAVTRLPQPWKPGLDYFQELLNAADLLVAHNAAFDQQWFGRGSLPATDRPWLCSMEDIRWPAEKQLRPRPSVRDLALAYEIPVWAAHRALTDCIYLAEVFRRCDQLEKLIERGREPRSLMRAQVSYDDRQLAREAGFRWNDPVKGAWTRRLSAREAAELPFPVVAQDAV